DNA from Pelodiscus sinensis isolate JC-2024 chromosome 1, ASM4963464v1, whole genome shotgun sequence:
TGGGGCAGCAAGTAAGGACACAGGAGGTCAGTGGACATATttaaaggtgggggggagggaggaagcaggcagCAATGCTTACTAGAATAGCAAAAGGCGGGAAACCAAAATGTCCTTAGGGGGAGAGAAGTTAGCTGGGGTTAAAAGGTTATTTTGGTGTCTGAAAGAACGTGCTAAAAGAGCTTTTTCCTTTTTAGAAGCTGGGAATTCAGAAGAGAGCACAGGGAATGAAGCAGAGGGCTGGTAAGCAACcacaaaacattaaaataagaAGGAAGCACATTTGCCACTGTTAAGTGCCAGTAGAACCTGACTGCATAGGTATGAATTGGAAACAGGCAATTGGCTTTAAAACCATGGACTGCTTGCTCTGCTTTAAGGATGAAAGATTTCATAAGCCAGGTAAAGCAAGGTCATACAGACACTGCATAGGGCCTGGGGCCGGTATGCTGGATGGAACTCTGTCCCCAAACTGGAGTCAGGCTgtggccagctcccagcccatgggaAATTACTTGAAAGTCAGTGACTCTTGCCACATTGtacaggacatttaaaaatgcataaagccattgaaatcaatagggtcTGCATGCACTCTGCATTTCTGAAAAGCAGAAAAGGCCATTGGGCTAGATACCAATACTATAAGAAATGTTGGTAAGTTGAATACTTTAGTCAAACATCAGCAGTCTGTTAATctatccgtgtgtgtgtgtgtgtgtgtgtgtgtgtgtgtgtgtgtgtgtgtgtgtgtgtgtgtgtgtgtgtgtgtgtgtgtgtgtgtgtgtgtgtgtgtgtgtgtgtgtgtgtgtgtgtgtgtgtgtgtgtgtttgtttttgtttttatgtgCAGCCAGGTGATGCTGAATAAGAAAGGGGATGATgagaaaaaagaagagaaggaTGGAGACTTTGGCCAAGAAGACTGTGGCACTGGATTAGACACGGCTGGGCTACTGGTCAGTAAACATGAATTTAATAAGCACAAAATGCATCTTTCTGATTGTTCTGCTTTCACTTGCAAACTGTCCCATCTCCTTTTAAACCTGTAGGAAGCACAGATTGAAGACTTAAAAGTGGGAGAGGTTCTCCTGGAAGTAGAGGCAAGTAACTCTAGTCCCGCCAACTACTCGGCATTCCTTGGAAAACTGAGCAAATGAGGAGGTGATTGTGAGATGAGGTTCACTAgtgagaagaggaggagaggctAGGATGTGTTTTCTGGTTGGAATGAAATTCCTTTCAGAGGCATGTGTGTGCCCTGCTGTATGGAGCTTTCAGTTTCATTATGTTATTTTCAATAAACTCTAGTGCAGAGCTAGAAAGGGGTAAaaactttggatcaggtccagaGCTTCTCCCATTGCTCTGCTCGAAGGAGTGCTCAATTGAGCATCTAACCGGAAGACTAGACAGAGGACTCTGTCCTGCTGTGGTTTGAATTAAACTGAGACTGTGTG
Protein-coding regions in this window:
- the C1H13orf46 gene encoding uncharacterized protein C13orf46 homolog isoform X3, which gives rise to MEKDVNPSHKSYVQGVLLTKTAPGIHRVLTETTDLYRSKSVSSLPLKPELTSLIKKTLQEVEAGNSEESTGNEAEGCQVMLNKKGDDEKKEEKDGDFGQEDCGTGLDTAGLLEAQIEDLKVGEVLLEVEASNSSPANYSAFLGKLSK